The following are encoded together in the Bacillus sp. V2I10 genome:
- a CDS encoding GtrA family protein, with the protein MSSESNFIRLDPLLLRFILVGIMNTAAGLSAIFLLLNVINVSYWLSTFLGNIIGAAVSYYLNRSFTFSSQASIKRSLPRFIIVIVFCYFVSFSFAKAAAEFIYTGFPQAFILTQDMLAVLAGTGFYTILNFLGQKYFVFKY; encoded by the coding sequence ATGAGCTCAGAAAGTAATTTCATACGACTTGATCCGCTTTTATTAAGATTCATTCTCGTCGGAATTATGAATACAGCCGCAGGCTTATCAGCAATCTTTCTTTTGCTGAACGTTATAAACGTTTCTTACTGGCTGTCAACTTTTTTGGGTAATATCATAGGTGCAGCCGTCAGCTATTATTTAAATCGTTCATTCACCTTTTCAAGCCAGGCCAGCATCAAAAGGAGTCTCCCGCGGTTTATAATAGTGATTGTTTTTTGTTATTTTGTGTCATTTTCCTTCGCCAAAGCGGCAGCTGAATTCATTTATACTGGATTCCCCCAAGCCTTTATTCTGACTCAAGATATGCTTGCTGTACTAGCAGGGACAGGTTTTTATACGATCTTAAATTTTTTGGGACAGAAGTATTTTGTTTTCAAATACTGA
- a CDS encoding TerD family protein: MSIVLVKGQKADLTRLDPKLRCVNIELSWHTAIDQEIDASAFLVGSNGKVFKDSDFVFYGQTSSGCGSVIKRNSFSSSQPFQIFLNKVPSEISKIVFSLTIYQKNGAKGSFRQVSDITLSIVDEQSGKEYYCFPLPNTFSEETAIVAGDLYRHSVQWKFNSVGAGYFGGLASLCQDFGVEIEEETPAQLAPKEVKSVNHIPEPISKKPASKINFSKIELKKKQSVNIQKSQRITAVLEWESNKDLDLYCFYVTKTGFQGKIYYKDLGSSSQFPFIRLDGDSQKFGTETIEIYRTDELSYVMFAAYSAVGNGIGSFKSMKAKAVVDNHMGNVVVAPLLERNNLAYWVAIAHIDFTDSKAMKVSHVERYSRDHSEASPLLYSDGSFRMDVGPIEFKNDQDYNNYFGN; the protein is encoded by the coding sequence ATGTCAATTGTACTAGTTAAAGGTCAAAAAGCTGACCTGACAAGACTTGATCCAAAATTAAGGTGTGTAAATATTGAGTTAAGCTGGCATACAGCTATTGATCAGGAAATAGATGCTTCTGCATTTTTAGTAGGTTCCAATGGAAAAGTTTTTAAAGATTCAGATTTTGTCTTTTACGGACAGACTTCCTCTGGCTGTGGATCTGTTATTAAAAGGAACTCCTTTTCGAGCAGCCAGCCTTTTCAGATTTTTTTAAATAAAGTTCCTTCCGAAATTAGTAAAATCGTATTTTCACTTACTATCTATCAAAAAAATGGAGCTAAGGGTTCATTTAGACAAGTTTCGGATATCACTTTATCTATTGTTGATGAACAGTCTGGAAAGGAATATTACTGCTTCCCTCTTCCAAATACATTTTCAGAAGAAACGGCAATAGTTGCCGGGGATCTATATAGACATTCCGTACAATGGAAGTTTAATAGTGTTGGAGCAGGTTATTTTGGAGGACTTGCTTCATTATGCCAGGATTTCGGAGTTGAAATAGAAGAAGAAACTCCTGCTCAGCTGGCTCCCAAAGAGGTAAAATCAGTTAATCATATACCTGAACCTATTTCGAAAAAGCCAGCTTCAAAAATAAACTTTTCTAAAATCGAATTAAAGAAAAAACAATCGGTCAATATTCAGAAATCTCAAAGAATTACCGCAGTTCTTGAATGGGAATCAAATAAGGATCTTGATCTATATTGTTTTTATGTTACTAAAACAGGTTTTCAAGGGAAGATCTATTACAAGGATTTAGGAAGCAGCAGTCAATTTCCTTTTATTCGTCTTGATGGAGACTCTCAGAAATTTGGAACAGAAACAATTGAAATTTATCGGACTGATGAATTGTCATATGTTATGTTTGCTGCATATAGTGCTGTTGGAAATGGTATAGGAAGCTTTAAGTCAATGAAAGCCAAAGCTGTGGTTGATAATCATATGGGTAATGTCGTCGTCGCTCCGCTGCTGGAACGTAATAATTTAGCTTATTGGGTTGCCATAGCTCATATTGATTTCACAGACTCAAAGGCGATGAAAGTATCACATGTTGAACGTTATTCACGTGATCATTCAGAGGCTTCACCACTTCTGTACTCAGATGGCAGCTTTAGAATGGATGTAGGACCGATAGAATTTAAAAATGACCAGGACTATAACAATTATTTTGGGAATTAA
- a CDS encoding Replication termination protein → MGEKRSASGFLLKQRAFLKLYMIRMTEQDRLYGLKLLDVLRDEFRRYGYRPNHSEVYKSLHELIEDGVLKQVKRKKEGMKLQEVVYYKFEDYEKAKLYKKQLKTELDRCQKLLDKAIQDNFS, encoded by the coding sequence TTGGGTGAAAAGAGAAGTGCGAGCGGATTTTTGTTAAAACAGAGAGCTTTTTTAAAGCTCTACATGATTCGCATGACAGAACAGGATCGGCTTTATGGATTAAAGCTTCTGGATGTGCTGCGGGATGAATTCAGAAGGTATGGATACAGGCCTAATCATTCTGAAGTTTATAAATCATTACACGAATTAATTGAAGATGGTGTATTAAAGCAAGTGAAGCGTAAGAAAGAAGGCATGAAGCTGCAGGAAGTCGTTTATTACAAGTTTGAAGATTATGAGAAGGCAAAGCTATACAAAAAACAGCTGAAAACAGAATTGGATCGGTGTCAAAAACTTCTCGATAAGGCTATTCAGGATAATTTCTCGTAA